GATGGCCCTGTGTATTGCCGGGATATAACAGTAAGGTCGAATTTCCCCATAATGGATAACCGATTTCCTCATGCGCTTCCTTCCTGCCCTTCTTGCCTCCACCCTCCTTGCCTGTACCGCCGCCAACCAGCCCGATCCTGCACAGAGCGTGACGGTCACCGCGACCGGCGACAAGGTCACGGCCCAGGCACCGCCACCCCTCACCGCCGACAGCCAGTTCCAGGCGGGCTCGATCGCCAAATGGACGTGCAGCCTCGCCGCGATGCGGCTGGCCGAGGCGGGCATGCTGTCGCTCGACGACACGGTCGCGACGCTGCTGCCCGGCTATGGCGGCGAGGCGGGCGAGGTCACGCTCGGCGAACTGCTCGCCAATCGCGCGGGACTCGCCGACGGCCTCACCGCCGCGCTCGAGGCCGAAGGGAACGACGACCTGCTCGCGCTCGATCTCACCGCCCTCAATGCCGCCAACCGCTTTGCCGCCGGCGCGCCCGTCCCGGCCGAGCGGCGCGGCTATAGCTACGACCTCGTCAACTGGATCCTCGTCCAGGCGGTGATCGAACAGGCCAGCGGCGCGCCGCTAGCCGAGGCCATGGACCGGCTCGTCATCGCGCCCGCCGCGCTTCCCGCCACCCGCTTCGACAGCGGCACGCCCATCCTCGCCGACGCCCCCGAAGTCGTGGGCGAGGTCATGCCCATCCCCGGCTGGCTCGGCTGTGCGGGCGGCATGGTCACCACTCCGGCCGACCTTGTTCAGCTGATGCGCTTCGCCGCGACCGACGCGCTCGGCGAGGAGGCGCTGGCGACCTTCACCACGCCGACCACGCCCGAGGAAAATTACGCCCTCGGCGGCCGGGTCCGCAAGGACGAGGAGGGCGCCCCAATCTTCTGGTTGTCGGGCTCGAACGGCGCGTTCAAGAGCCGCGCTGCCTATCGGCTCGGCACCGGCGACGCCTTTGCGGCGATGAACGCGGTCGACGATGCGGACGGGCTCGAGGAAGCGATGGAAGACTGGCTGGTCAGGACGCGCCAGCGCTAGGCCGACGCCACACCACCCACCACAGCATCGCCGCCGCGATCGCGCCGCCGAACAGGTTGGCCGCCAGTTCGGCCGCGTAAATGCCGCTGGCGCCCCAGCGCGCGCCCAGCCACCAGGCGGCCGGCACCATCACGAGCAGCACGCGTGCGAGGCTCTGCACCAGCGCGTTGCCGGCGAAGTCGAGCGCATTGAGCGCCCCGTTCGCCATGATCAGCACGCCATAGCCCGCATAGCCCCAGGCGGCGATGAGGAGATAATCGCTCATCTGCGCGATCACGGCGGGATCGTCGGTGAAAATCCCTGCGAAGGTTTCGCGAAAGGCGACCAGCAGCGCGCCGATGCCTAGGCCATAAGCGATACAGAAACCGCCCGCCCAGAGTAGCGCCTGGCGCACGCGGCCCAGATGCCCCGCGCCCCAATTCTGCCCGACGATCGCGCCGATCGAGGCCGAGAGCGAGAGGAGCGGTACGACCGCGAAGCTTTGCAAGCGCCCGCCCGTGCCGAACCCCGCCACCGCAGCCTCGCCCGCCGATGCCGCGAGGAAGCCGGTCAGCACGCTGAGCCCGATGGGGTTGATCGAGTTGGAAAAGGCCGCCGGGCCCGCCACCCTAGCGATGGCGCCGCTGCCGCGCTTCCAGTCGCATTGCGGCAGCGTGGTCGGGGAAAAGGGCAGTGCGCTGCGCTGGAGGAAGAAGAAGCCGATCAGCACCGCGACCATCCAGCCGCCCACCGTCGCCCAGGCCGCCCCGGCAATCCCCATGCCCGGCACACCGAACGCCCCGGTGATGAACAAGGGGTCGAGGATCCAATTGGCCACCGCCAGCGCGAGCAGCACCGAGGACGAGCGCTTGGCGAGCCCCTGTCCGCGCAGGCATCCATTCACCCCCATGCTGACCAGCAGCAGCGGAAAGAAGAGCGCGAAGGGCGCCATATAGGCATCGATCAATGGCAGGATCGCCTCGTCGGCCTGCATCAGCCGGAACAGCGCATGGCGTCCGGTATAAAGGCCGAGCCCGACGACGATTCCGAAGATCGCCGCCAGCACGATGCCCATGTTGCCGCGCCGCCGCGCGAGATCCTCGTCGCCCTGCCCTAGGGCGCGGCTGACGACGCTCGAGATGCCCGCGATCACGCCGACGCCAAGCGACGACAAAGCGACCGTGACGGGAAAGATGAAGCTGATCGCCGCCAGCGCGTCGGCGCCCAATTGGCCGACGAAATAAGCATCGATGATGCCGACGCTCATCAAGGCGGCGCCCCCGACCATCATCGGCAGCGTTTGGCTGACGAGATGGCCGGGGATCGATCCGGTCGCGAGCTTGGCGGCTGCGGATTTGCGAGGGGGGCTGTCGGCGGGCATTGCAGCCACAAGCGCTAACCGCCCCCTCCTTGTTCCGCCAGCCCTTAACGCGGCTGCGGCTTGCACCTGAGGCTCACCGCCGCATTCTCGCGGCGATGCAGGCCGAGGCCGGAAAGCTGCACGAAGGGCGCGGCGGGGATGAGGCGCAGCCCCGTCTTGGGGTCGACGATCACGCCCTGCTGCGGCCACGTCGCCACCAGTTCGGCTTCGACCGAGCGGGCGTTGTCGGGCCCGTCCGACTGGCGGACGACGGGCTGCGCTCCCTCGCGGTGGTAGAAGCGCAGGTTCCAGTCGGCATCCTTTCGGGTGCGGAAATCGGCCTTCACGATCATCGCGCTGGGGCACAGCTGGCCGCCCAGCGGGCGATATTTGGTGCCCGTTACCGACAGCGAGACATCGGACAGCGGCGCCTGCGTGCTATTGCGTGCGGGCGGCGCCGTCCGGCCACCCGAGGTGCGGGCATTGTGGCGGGCCATCGAGCCTTCGCGCGCCAGGCAGCGCACCTTCAGCGGCACCGGTTCGTGATCGGTCACATCGCGCGTCGTCCAACCCACCGCGTTGCGCTGCCAGGTCGCGAGCGCCATCACCTGGTAGGCATTGGGAACGACATATTCATGGTCCATCGACTGAAAGGCTGCGCGCTGCCGGGGGGCTACCTCGCCGAGCTTCTGGTTGCAAAGCGCGACCGGGTCGACGCGATCGCTCATCGCCTCCCATTCGACCCGATAGCTGCGATTTCCCGCAGGGGTCGGCTCGGACATGAACCGGCTTCCACCGCCCACATAGAGACCGCCCGAGCGATAGCTCCAGCCGCGGCGCCAGGGTTCGCCCGACACCCAGAAGGTCGCGGCAAGGTTCTTGGCGGCAATCCGGTCGTAGCGGCTGCCGTCCGATTGCACCGACACTTCCGGCAGCTGATAGGGCTTGCCCGGTGCCATCTCGCCATAGGCCACGCGGACCGTCAGCTTGTCCCCGGCCTGCGCCTCACCGGCCCCGGCGAACAGCGCCAGCACCGACGCGGTCATCGCCAGTTTCTCGATCATCTTCATCACTCATACTCCTTCGTCTCAAGTTGGATCATCGATCCATCTTTTCGCCGACGAAGGTGTCGGTTCGATGCGCCGAGCCCAGCGCTTATCGTTTCAATTGTGACAGCGGCGCGCGCATCGCCAGCGCGACCCCGCCGAGGATCACCAGCCCCGCCAGCGTGAGCCGCGTCCCCGGCACCTCGCCGAGCAGCGGCCAGGCCAGCAGCCCCGCCGCCGCCGGGGTCAGGAGCTGCACCCCCGCCACCCCGGTGAGCGACATTCGCGGTGCGACCATGCGCCAGGCGACATAGCCGAGGCCGCTCGTCACCGCGCCCGACACGGCGGCGAGCAGCGCGCCGTTAACGCTCATCCTTTCGCCGAGCAGGAACAGCGGCAGCGCGGCGACCGCGGCCACGGCGAAGGCGCCCGCGGTTGCCGCTGCGGCCTCGCCCTCGCCCTTGTGGCAGACGAGCGAGTAGAGCCCCCAGCCGAGCCCCGCGATGCCCATCACCAGCGCCGCCCTCGCATCGACCGCGCCCACGCCCGGCGCGAGCAGCCAGCCGACGCCTGCCAGCGCGACCAGCACACCGACCAATGCGCTCGCCCGTACCTTCTCGCCACGCGCCAGCCCGAGCGCGACCATCACGCCTTGGACGGTCGCGAACAGGATGAGCGCCCCGCTCGCCGCGCCGAGTGTCACATAGGCAAAGGAGAAGGCGATGGCGTAGGTCGCGAGGAACAGCCCCGCCGCCCCATCGCGCCGTATCGAAGCCGAGCGCCACAGCGGCGCCAGCACCAGCGCGCCCGCGCCCAGCCTGATCGCCGCATAGGCCCCCGGCCCGATCGCGCCGTCGCCCAGCGCGGCACGCGCGAGGAGCGAATTTGCGGCGAAGGCAAGGATCGCCAGCGCGCCGACGAGCCAGAGACGCGCCCTAGTCGTCGTACCGGATCCAGAGCTTGGAGGCGGCATCGGAAGCGATTTCGCGGGCGCGCATGGTGCCCTCGCCCGGCGCGCTCGCCAGCGCCACGCCCATGCGCCGGTTCGGCCGCGTCACCGGCTTGCCGAAGATGCGCACGTCGACATGGGCGCCGGGCGGGGCGAACATCGCCTGCTCCAGCCCCTCGATGGCGAAATGCTCGGCGGCCTGTTCGGCGAGCAGCACCGCGCTCGCGCTCGGCCGCGCATGGATCGGCGGGATCGGCAGCCCGAGGATGGCGCGCGCATGGAGGTCGAATTCGGACAGGTTCTGGCTTACCAGCGTGACCATCCCCGTATCGTGCGGGCGGGGGCTCAGTTCGGAGAAGATCACCTCCTTGCCCTTCACGAAGAATTCGACCCCGAAGAGGCCATAGCCGCCCAGCGCATCGACCACCTCGGCGGCCATATGCTGCGCCTTGTCGAGCGCAACGTCATGCATGGCGGCGGGCTGCCAGCTCTCGCGATAGTCGCCGCCTTCCTGTCGGTGCCCGATCGGTGCGCAGAAGCTCACCCCCGCGGCATGGCGCACGGTCAAGAGCGTGATTTCATAATCGAAGTCGACGAAGGCCTCGGCGATGACGCGCTGGCGGTCCCCGCGCATGCCCTTGCAGGCATCTTCCCACGCCGCTTCCAACTCCTCGGCGTTGCGCACGGTCGATTGGCCCTTGCCCGAGGAACTCATCACCGGCTTGACCACGAGCGGAAAGCCCACCGCGTCGGCGGCCGCGCGCAATTCCTCGAAGCTCTCGGCGTAACGATAGGCGCTGGTCTTCAATCCCAGCTCGGTCGCCGCGAGATCGCGGATCGCATCGCGGTTCATCGTCAGCCGCGTCGCCCGCGCGGTCGGCACGACGTGCCAATTCTCGGCCTCCAGCTCGACCAGCATCTCGGTCCGGATGGCCTCGATCTCCGGCACGATATGATCGGGCCGGTGCTTCTCGACCACGGCGCGCAGCTTCTCGCCGTCAAGCATGTCGAACACTTCGCGCGCGTGCGCCACCTGCATCGCGGGCGCCTCGTCATAGCTGTCGCAGGCGATCACCCGGCACCCGAGGCGCTGGCAGGAAATGACGAACTCCTTGCCCAGCTCCCCCGAGCCCAACAGCAGGATGGTGGCGGTGGGGATCATGTCTCGCTCTCCTCGTCCAATCGCGCGATATCTTCCGCCACCCAATCGGGCGGCGCGCAGTCGCGCCCCACGGTCTCGCCGAGCAGGTCGCAGAAATTCTCTATACCCTCGCGATACCCTTTGAGCCGCCCGATCCACCAGCGCTGCGATGCCATCGCCCGCGTCGCGGCGTCGACCAATGCATCGTCCTGCCGTGCCGCCGCCCAGTCGACGGCGACGACACTGGGCTGCCCCTCGGGCCCATCGAGATCGAGCGTCAGATACGCCCGGGCGAGAGACAGGATGTCGGGCATGCGCTCGACCGCCTCGGCCCGCCACCGATCGTTGAACCGATCGATCCCGAGGATGAGGCTCTGCTCCTGCCGCAATTCTTCCGACCCGATCAGCACGACATCGCCCGACGACATCAGTTCGTCATAGAAATTGTAGCGCGGCGTGAAATCACGCAGCAGCGAGAGGAGCGCCAAGCCGTCATTGGGGTCGCCCGACACCGGCTCCTTGTCCGCCAGCATCGCCATCGCCGCCTCACGATCTTCCTGGAGTTTCGCGTTGCGATGCAGGATCAACCGCGAATAAGCGACATTGGCTTCTGTTTGTGTGAGCAGGTTCGATAGCGCCGCTTGTTCACGCTTCTTGTCGACCCGCGCCTCGTTCCAATTGGCGACTTGGATACCGATGAACACGCCGACCACGACGATGATGAAGTCGAGCAGCACGGCGAACCAGTTCTGGTTCCTCACATGATCCATGACACGGCGCAGCAGCATGGCCCCACCCTAAAGCGCGCCCTCCCCCGCGCAAGCGCGCTTTTGCTTGAAAAGTGCGCGCCCCCCCGCCACCGTGCGAGCCGATACGCAAGGGGGGATGACCAAGATGACGATGAGCCTAGGCGAACTGGTGCGCCGCACGCTGGTGGTGATGCTGATCATCGGCATTGCGCTCACCCTGCCGCTCCTCACCCCGACGCTGCTCCTTATCTTCGGCGCGATCCTCATCGCGGTGCTGATCCGCTCGGCGGCTTGGCCGTTCGAGCAGCTGGGGCTCGGCAACACCGCCTCGGTGCTCTTGGGCCTCGCCACCATCCTCATCCTCCTCGGCCTCTTCGGCTGGCTGTTCGGCGCACAATTGTCGGGCCAGTTCGCGGCCTTGCAGGCGCAGTTGACCGAGGCGGTGCCGCAGGTGCGCGCGCAATTGGAACGCCTACCTTTCGTCGGCAGCCTCGCGGGCGCCACCCCCGACATGCAGGAAATCGCCGGCCGCGCCTTGAACTTCGCCTTCGGCATGCTGGGGCTCGTCACCAATCTCGTGCTGGTGATCGTCGGCGCGGCCTATTTCGCCTTGGATCCCGCCGTCTACAAGCGCGGCCTCGCCAAGCTTTTCCCCAAGGACCGCTCGGACAAGGTGATCGAGGCGATGGACGCCTCGGGCCATGCGTTGAAGCGCTACCTCCTCGGCCAGCTCGCCACCATGACGATCGTCGGCCTCATGGTCTGGATCGGGCTGGCCATCGTCGGCATCCCCAGCGCTGCGGCGCTCGGCCTCACCATCGGGGTCGCCAATTTCATTCCGCTGGTCGGCCCCTTCATCGGCGCCATCCCGGGCCTCATCATCGCCTTTTCCGCTGCGCCCGACATGTTCTGGTATGCCGTGCTCGTCTATCTCGTCGCCCAGCAGATCGAGGGCAATGTGCTGACTCCCATGGTGCAGAATTGGGCGGTCTCCATCCCCCCCGCCTTGCTCATCTTCGCGCTGGCGGCGGCGGGCAGCCTGTTCGGCTTCATCGGCGTCATCCTCGCCGCCCCGCTGACGGTGGTCATCTATACGCTGGTGACGATGCTGTGGAGCCGCGATGCGCTGGGGCATGAGGTCAAGGTGCCGGGACGCGACGACGCACCGGCCAGCGCGGGGTAAGCCTAGGAGGCGTCGGCCGCGTCCATCGCCTCGCGCTCCTCGGCAACCGCCGCCACCTCGGCCTCGACCTCGGCGTGGCGCTCGGCTTCGCTCACCACCATCGCCTCGACCGGCAAGTTGTTCTCGAGGCTGATCGGGTCGGCCTCGGCCTGGCTGCACGCGGCCAGCGCGAGGGCGGTCAGGGTGAGGGGCAACATCTTGTTTCGCATCGATAATCTCTTGTAAATGTCTTTCGTCCCCAATGCCGGACGGCGGCATTGGGTTCCATCCTGCAACCCATTGGCGAGCGCTGTCAGCAGCGATGGCCGCATGACGCGCCGGGGTGTGTCGCTCCATTAAGACGGTGACGTTCCGCTTTAAGGGATTTTCGACGAACCGTCGTAGCGCGCCGACGGGCGACCCTCCCCACCTCGCCGGTCCCCTCCGGGTCCGTCTCGGAATGACCGATAATCAGTCCCCCGGACTGACTTCGATTATTCCCACTCGATCGTGCCGGGCGGCTTAGAGGTATAGTCGTAGACCACCCGGTTGATGCCCTGCACCTCGTTGATGATCCGCGTCGCGCAATCCTGCAGGAACTGGCTGTCGAAGGGATAGACGTCCGCGGTCATGCCATCGACGCTGGTCACGGCGCGGAGGCCGCAGACCGAGTCATAGGTGCGCGCATCGCCCATCACGCCCACCGTGCGCACCGGCAGCAGCACCGCGAAGGCCTGCCAGATGGCGTCATAGAGCCCCGCCTTGCGGATCTCGTCGAGGTAGATGGCGTCGGCCTTGCGCAGGATGTCGCAGCGCTCCTTGGTGACCTCGCCCGGGATGCGGATCGCGAGGCCCGGCCCCGGGAAGGGGTGCCGCCCCACGAAGGCATCCGGAAGGCCCAATTCGCGACCCAAGTCTCTGACTTCGTCCTTGAACAGTTCGCGCAAGGGCTCGACGAGCTTCATGTTCATCCGCTCGGGGAGGCCGCCGACATTATGGTGGCTCTTGATCGTCACCGACGGCCCGCCGGTGAAGGAGACGCTCTCGATCACGTCGGGATAGAGCGTGCCTTGCGCCAGGAAGTCCGCGCCGCCGATCTTCGCTGCCTCCTCCTCGAACACGTCGATGAAGGTCTTGCCGATGAACTTGCGCTTCTTTTCAGGGTCGGTCTCGCCTGCAAGCCCCGACAGGAAGCGCTCTTCGGCGTCCACATGGACGAGCGGGATATTGTAATGATTGCGGAACAGGCCGACGACCTGTTCGGCCTCATTGGCGCGCATCAGGCCGTGGTCGACGAAGACGCAGGTCAGCTGGTCGCCGATCGCCTCGTGGATCAGCACGGCGGCGACCGCCGAATCGACCCCGCCCGACAGCCCGCAGATGACCTTGCCGTCGCCGACGAAGTCGCGGATCTCGGCGATCTTGGCGTCGCGATAGGCGGCCATCGTCCAGTCGCCCTTCAGCCCGCACACATGACGCACGAAATTGGCGATGAGCTTGCCCCCGTCGGGCGTGTGTACGACCTCGGGGTGGAATTGCGTGCCATAATAGTGCCGCTTCTCGTCGGCGATCACCGCGAAGGGCGCGCCGTCCGACTTGGCGACGATTTCGAAGCCGTCGGCGAACTGCGTCACCTTGTCGCCATGGCTCATCCACACCTGGTGGCGCTCGCCCTCTTTCCACAGGCCGTCGAACAGTTTGCAGTCCTTGGTGACGGTCAGATAGGCGCGCCCGAATTCGCCGCCTTCCCCCGTCTCATGCCCCGGCTTCACCTCGCCGCCGAGCTGGTGCGTCATGACCTGCTGGCCATAGCAGATGCCGAGGATGGGCAGCTCGCTGTCGAACAGCATCTGCGGCGCCCTCGGGCTCCCTTCGGCGGGCACGCTGGCGGGCGAGCCCGACAGGATGATCCCCGAGGGCTGGAGCCGCTCAAAGGCCTCCTCCGCCATGCTGAAGGGCGCGATCTCGCAATAGACGCCGGCCTCGCGCACGCGGCGCGCGATGAGCTGCGTCACCTGGCTCCCGAAATCGACGATCAGGATCGTCCCGCCCAATTCGCTCGCTTCCATCGCCAGTGCCGTCCTTCCTCGCGCCAAGTCCTTGGCGCTGTCGGTTAGAGGCTCGCGCGGGCAATCGCAACGGGCAAGCGGCCTATTCGCTCCCTGCCAGCGCCTCGGCGCGCGCCGCCTCGACCGTGCCGCGCGCCTGATGGTCGGCAGGGAGCAATTCGAGCACACGGTCGTAGGCCGCCACCGCGCCTGCCGTGTCGCCGCCATCGAGCAGCGCCGCAGCGCGGCCGAAGTTGAGGTTGATGTCGTCGGGATAGCGCGGAACTGCCATGGCATAGAGGCTGCGCGCCTCCTCATCCTTGCCCCGCTCCAACAATTCGGCACCGATCTGCGCCAGGTCGCGCGGCGGCGCTTCCACGTCGAGCGTATCGAGATCCTCTTCGACACCTGCCAGCGCCGCTGCATAGCCCTTCGCCGTCACTCGATCCGCGAAACGCTCGAACAGCAGGTGCTGCGGCGTCTTGGGCGTCTCGCCGAGCCCTAGCGCCACCAATCCCTCGGCGATGGCGAAAATCTCGCCATGCCCGTCGCCGCGCCGCGCCGCGCCATAATGAGCCGCGCTGCTGTCGGAGACGAAGAGCGACACGCCGCATCCCGGCAGCCGCGCGACCATCGCCGAATGCGGCGGCGACCAGCCGTCATGGCCGATGGCGTCGACCTCGGTCCCGGCCACCATCAGCGGCACCCTGTTGAGCCCCATGCCGAACATCTTGCCCGGCTGCGGTTTCATGCGCTCCAGCGTTGCGGGGTGGCGGAACAGGTCGCCTGCCCACAGCGCATTGAACAATGTGAGCATGTCCTTGCCGCTGGCATAGAGCGAGCCGACCCCGCCCGAGCTCAGCCGCCGCCGCTGGAGGTCCTCGTACCAGCCGTCGAGCGTGCGGGTTCGGCCCATCGCCAGCCCCGGGACATAGGAAATGAAGTGCGCCTTGCCGCTGTCCTCCAGCCCGAGCGGGGCGTAGAGCCGCCGCTGCAGCGAGCGTTCGAAATCGCCGCCGTCATGCGTCATCACGACCTGCTCGAGCAGCATGTAATTGCTATTGGAATAGGATTGGTCGGTGCCCGGCGCGAAGCTCAAATCCTCATCGCCGATGATTGCGATCCATCGGTCCATGTCGGGCGGGGTCGGTGCCCCCTCGACCAACAGCAACTCGGCCTCATAGGCATCGGCCTCGTCACTATATTGCATGTTGGGAATGCCCGAGCTGTGCGACAGCAGATGATGCAGTTGCACCGCCTCGGCATAGGCGAGATCGACGCCCGGCAACAGCTCGGCGAGCGTGTCGCCATATCCAATCGCGCCTTCCTCGACGAGCTGGTGGACCATGATGGCGGTCAACATCTTCGAAATGGAGGCGGTTCGCACGCGCTGTTCGGGCACATAGGCAATGTCATGCCCCGGCACCGCGATGCCGCGCGCCTCGCTCAGCCAGATGCCGTCCGGGCCCGACATCCACGCCACCCCGTCATGCACGCGTCGCTCGGCGATGCTGTCGAGCAGCGCGCTCGCCGCCGCCGGGTCGGGGCGGGTCGGACAGGTCGCCGCGGGCGCTTGAACTGCCGCGGCGGCAAGGCTCGCTGCCATGGTCGAAATCAACATCGTCATTGTCCCCTTCGAACGTCGTGCGCGGTCATGCGCCGCGCGCCTCGCGCCCGTCCAACACGCTTCGATGAACGCGCCTCCTGTCTCTGCGAGACCGCGACTTCTATCCGAAACGGACACTCTTGGCCGCGCCAAATGTCCCGACTGCTGCTACCAGCATGATCGGTCCACTGATTGACGTTCCACCCCCGCCACCGGCTTCCCGCAAGGGGGCCGGTGGCACCCCACCCGGACCTGCGGACCGATCGGCCCGGCTTCGACCCCGATCTCCGCCCTGTCGCCTTCATCCCATCGGCGCGATGACGGCTCGCGATGAAAGGGAGACGTTCATGGCCCGCATCATCCTCGCCGACGACGACGATGTCGTCATCTATCTCGTCCGCTCGCTCCTGGAAGAGCAGGGCCATCTCGTCGGCGTCTTGCCCGACGGCACCGATGTCGCCGCCGTGCTGGCTGCCAAGGATCCCGACCTGCTCATCCTCGACTGCGCCATGCCGCACAAATCGGGCATCCAGGTGCTGGGCGAATTGCGGGCGGCGGGGCTCGTGCCGCGCATTCCCGTCCTCATGCTCACCGCGCGCGCGGGCCACGCCGATCGCAACATCGCCTATGAAGCGGGTGCCAACGACTATCTCGCCAAGCCCTTCGACCCCGACGAACTGGTCGTGCGCGTCGAAGCGCTCCTCGCCCCGACACCGAGACGCGCCTTCGCCTGAACCGCGCCGATCGCCTCCCCCGTCGGGGCCGCAACGCCGAGGCTCCAGCCGACCTGCCCGGCCCCTATCCCGTCGCGCCCGCGACGACTGGACCCATGCTTCCAAACCGTTAGGCGGGCGAGCGCCGAGCGGGATCGGGCATTACGCTCGTCTTTTAAGCTTGCGTCATTCCCGCGAAAACGACCAAAAAAGGAAAAGCCGCCGGGCGACCCACCCCGTCGTCCCAGCGACGGCTGGGGTCGATGTTTACAAGCCGTTCAGCCTGGGCGAGCGCCGAATGCTATCAGCCGCCACGCTTGTCTTTTCCGCTTGCGTCATTCCCGCGAACGCCGGAAATCAGCGGAAAAAGAAAAGCCGGCTCCGCCCCACGT
The nucleotide sequence above comes from Sphingomicrobium arenosum. Encoded proteins:
- a CDS encoding serine hydrolase domain-containing protein; the protein is MRFLPALLASTLLACTAANQPDPAQSVTVTATGDKVTAQAPPPLTADSQFQAGSIAKWTCSLAAMRLAEAGMLSLDDTVATLLPGYGGEAGEVTLGELLANRAGLADGLTAALEAEGNDDLLALDLTALNAANRFAAGAPVPAERRGYSYDLVNWILVQAVIEQASGAPLAEAMDRLVIAPAALPATRFDSGTPILADAPEVVGEVMPIPGWLGCAGGMVTTPADLVQLMRFAATDALGEEALATFTTPTTPEENYALGGRVRKDEEGAPIFWLSGSNGAFKSRAAYRLGTGDAFAAMNAVDDADGLEEAMEDWLVRTRQR
- a CDS encoding MATE family efflux transporter, producing the protein MPADSPPRKSAAAKLATGSIPGHLVSQTLPMMVGGAALMSVGIIDAYFVGQLGADALAAISFIFPVTVALSSLGVGVIAGISSVVSRALGQGDEDLARRRGNMGIVLAAIFGIVVGLGLYTGRHALFRLMQADEAILPLIDAYMAPFALFFPLLLVSMGVNGCLRGQGLAKRSSSVLLALAVANWILDPLFITGAFGVPGMGIAGAAWATVGGWMVAVLIGFFFLQRSALPFSPTTLPQCDWKRGSGAIARVAGPAAFSNSINPIGLSVLTGFLAASAGEAAVAGFGTGGRLQSFAVVPLLSLSASIGAIVGQNWGAGHLGRVRQALLWAGGFCIAYGLGIGALLVAFRETFAGIFTDDPAVIAQMSDYLLIAAWGYAGYGVLIMANGALNALDFAGNALVQSLARVLLVMVPAAWWLGARWGASGIYAAELAANLFGGAIAAAMLWWVVWRRPSAGAS
- a CDS encoding AI-2E family transporter; its protein translation is MTKMTMSLGELVRRTLVVMLIIGIALTLPLLTPTLLLIFGAILIAVLIRSAAWPFEQLGLGNTASVLLGLATILILLGLFGWLFGAQLSGQFAALQAQLTEAVPQVRAQLERLPFVGSLAGATPDMQEIAGRALNFAFGMLGLVTNLVLVIVGAAYFALDPAVYKRGLAKLFPKDRSDKVIEAMDASGHALKRYLLGQLATMTIVGLMVWIGLAIVGIPSAAALGLTIGVANFIPLVGPFIGAIPGLIIAFSAAPDMFWYAVLVYLVAQQIEGNVLTPMVQNWAVSIPPALLIFALAAAGSLFGFIGVILAAPLTVVIYTLVTMLWSRDALGHEVKVPGRDDAPASAG
- the purT gene encoding formate-dependent phosphoribosylglycinamide formyltransferase, with amino-acid sequence MIPTATILLLGSGELGKEFVISCQRLGCRVIACDSYDEAPAMQVAHAREVFDMLDGEKLRAVVEKHRPDHIVPEIEAIRTEMLVELEAENWHVVPTARATRLTMNRDAIRDLAATELGLKTSAYRYAESFEELRAAADAVGFPLVVKPVMSSSGKGQSTVRNAEELEAAWEDACKGMRGDRQRVIAEAFVDFDYEITLLTVRHAAGVSFCAPIGHRQEGGDYRESWQPAAMHDVALDKAQHMAAEVVDALGGYGLFGVEFFVKGKEVIFSELSPRPHDTGMVTLVSQNLSEFDLHARAILGLPIPPIHARPSASAVLLAEQAAEHFAIEGLEQAMFAPPGAHVDVRIFGKPVTRPNRRMGVALASAPGEGTMRAREIASDAASKLWIRYDD
- a CDS encoding serine hydrolase, with product MTMLISTMAASLAAAAVQAPAATCPTRPDPAAASALLDSIAERRVHDGVAWMSGPDGIWLSEARGIAVPGHDIAYVPEQRVRTASISKMLTAIMVHQLVEEGAIGYGDTLAELLPGVDLAYAEAVQLHHLLSHSSGIPNMQYSDEADAYEAELLLVEGAPTPPDMDRWIAIIGDEDLSFAPGTDQSYSNSNYMLLEQVVMTHDGGDFERSLQRRLYAPLGLEDSGKAHFISYVPGLAMGRTRTLDGWYEDLQRRRLSSGGVGSLYASGKDMLTLFNALWAGDLFRHPATLERMKPQPGKMFGMGLNRVPLMVAGTEVDAIGHDGWSPPHSAMVARLPGCGVSLFVSDSSAAHYGAARRGDGHGEIFAIAEGLVALGLGETPKTPQHLLFERFADRVTAKGYAAALAGVEEDLDTLDVEAPPRDLAQIGAELLERGKDEEARSLYAMAVPRYPDDINLNFGRAAALLDGGDTAGAVAAYDRVLELLPADHQARGTVEAARAEALAGSE
- the guaA gene encoding glutamine-hydrolyzing GMP synthase, which gives rise to MEASELGGTILIVDFGSQVTQLIARRVREAGVYCEIAPFSMAEEAFERLQPSGIILSGSPASVPAEGSPRAPQMLFDSELPILGICYGQQVMTHQLGGEVKPGHETGEGGEFGRAYLTVTKDCKLFDGLWKEGERHQVWMSHGDKVTQFADGFEIVAKSDGAPFAVIADEKRHYYGTQFHPEVVHTPDGGKLIANFVRHVCGLKGDWTMAAYRDAKIAEIRDFVGDGKVICGLSGGVDSAVAAVLIHEAIGDQLTCVFVDHGLMRANEAEQVVGLFRNHYNIPLVHVDAEERFLSGLAGETDPEKKRKFIGKTFIDVFEEEAAKIGGADFLAQGTLYPDVIESVSFTGGPSVTIKSHHNVGGLPERMNMKLVEPLRELFKDEVRDLGRELGLPDAFVGRHPFPGPGLAIRIPGEVTKERCDILRKADAIYLDEIRKAGLYDAIWQAFAVLLPVRTVGVMGDARTYDSVCGLRAVTSVDGMTADVYPFDSQFLQDCATRIINEVQGINRVVYDYTSKPPGTIEWE
- a CDS encoding response regulator transcription factor, whose translation is MARIILADDDDVVIYLVRSLLEEQGHLVGVLPDGTDVAAVLAAKDPDLLILDCAMPHKSGIQVLGELRAAGLVPRIPVLMLTARAGHADRNIAYEAGANDYLAKPFDPDELVVRVEALLAPTPRRAFA
- a CDS encoding DMT family transporter gives rise to the protein MPPPSSGSGTTTRARLWLVGALAILAFAANSLLARAALGDGAIGPGAYAAIRLGAGALVLAPLWRSASIRRDGAAGLFLATYAIAFSFAYVTLGAASGALILFATVQGVMVALGLARGEKVRASALVGVLVALAGVGWLLAPGVGAVDARAALVMGIAGLGWGLYSLVCHKGEGEAAAATAGAFAVAAVAALPLFLLGERMSVNGALLAAVSGAVTSGLGYVAWRMVAPRMSLTGVAGVQLLTPAAAGLLAWPLLGEVPGTRLTLAGLVILGGVALAMRAPLSQLKR